A single genomic interval of Spinacia oleracea cultivar Varoflay chromosome 6, BTI_SOV_V1, whole genome shotgun sequence harbors:
- the LOC110790906 gene encoding heavy metal-associated isoprenylated plant protein 23-like: MGVGGGTLEFISEMMGSGRRHIHNKKNRKQFQTIELKVRMDCDGCELKVRKALSSLSGVKKVEINRKQQKVTVSGYVEANKVLKKAKSTGKKAEIWPYVPYNLVSQAC, translated from the exons ATGGGAGTTGGAGGAGGTACATTGGAGTTTATTTCAGAAATGATGGGTAGTGGTAGGCGGCATATACACAATAAGAAGAACAGGAAGCAGTTTCAAACTATTGAGCTCAAAGTTAGAATGGACTGTGATGGATGTGAGCTTAAAGTCAGGAAAGCTTTATCTTCACTCTCTG GGGTGAAGAAAGTGGAGATAAACAGGAAGCAGCAGAAGGTGACAGTATCAGGATATGTAGAAGCAAATAAGGTGTTGAAGAAGGCGAAATCAACAGGGAAGAAAGCAGAAATATGGCCATATGTGCCTTACAATTTGGTATCTCAGGCTTGTTGA